The Thalassotalea psychrophila genome window below encodes:
- a CDS encoding HupE/UreJ family protein, producing the protein MKRVLLSLLILISFNIFADDMRPASVNINIINDTEFDLVWKIPIRNGVREVLAVTFPDDTKLLAPKRTHIINNAYIEYASFQRQSGVVGLELRIDGIERSTGDVLLRVSDSQQQTITTILNIEKPNFVINTLVATTAFKTALTYIELGIEHILIGLDHLLFVACLVYISGTRKKLLYTITGFTVAHSATLFLSATGLFVIPIQPVEAVIALSIVFLAWEIAKNRTQSLSLRFPVLVSSSFGLLHGFGFAAVLSEIGLPVAEKSLALLSFNIGVEVGQILFVFALFIGFKLVSIIYQSLTVEQLRLPVSYACGSIATIWMIERLAVF; encoded by the coding sequence ATGAAACGAGTTCTTTTATCTTTGTTGATATTAATTTCGTTTAATATCTTTGCTGATGACATGCGCCCTGCGTCAGTTAATATCAACATAATCAACGATACTGAATTTGATCTGGTTTGGAAAATTCCAATTCGAAATGGCGTTCGAGAAGTGTTAGCTGTGACTTTCCCCGACGATACAAAATTATTAGCGCCGAAAAGAACTCACATTATCAACAATGCCTATATTGAATACGCTAGTTTTCAAAGGCAATCAGGAGTTGTTGGCTTAGAGCTACGCATTGATGGCATAGAGCGATCTACTGGTGATGTATTATTAAGAGTGAGCGATAGCCAGCAACAAACCATTACAACCATACTTAATATTGAAAAGCCTAATTTTGTAATCAATACTTTAGTTGCAACAACCGCATTTAAAACCGCTTTAACGTACATTGAATTAGGCATCGAACATATACTGATTGGTTTAGATCATTTATTGTTTGTTGCTTGTCTGGTTTACATTTCAGGTACACGAAAAAAATTACTGTATACCATTACCGGATTTACTGTGGCTCATTCAGCTACATTATTTCTTTCAGCTACCGGCCTGTTTGTGATCCCTATTCAGCCAGTTGAAGCTGTAATAGCGTTGAGCATTGTATTTTTAGCTTGGGAGATCGCAAAAAATAGAACACAAAGCTTAAGTCTACGCTTCCCAGTACTTGTTTCATCGAGTTTTGGCTTGCTACATGGTTTTGGTTTTGCCGCTGTGCTTAGTGAAATTGGCTTGCCTGTCGCAGAAAAATCATTGGCATTACTTAGCTTTAATATTGGCGTTGAAGTTGGTCAAATACTGTTCGTTTTTGCGCTGTTTATCGGATTCAAGTTGGTATCAATAATTTATCAATCATTGACGGTAGAGCAACTGAGATTACCGGTGAGTTATGCATGTGGCAGTATAGCAACAATCTGGATGATTGAGAGATTGGCCGTATTTTAG
- a CDS encoding peptidylprolyl isomerase has translation MLKKIITEPLIHFLFIAIVFFIIFDRLNSNTTTENIIKVSEARIEQIRQSFLTRWNREPQPKELENAAQHFAINEMYLREARALSLDIGDKVIDRRLRQKMDFLIEDLVTTKEPTTEELQSYYQQNIANYRTIPTYSLQQVHISIDRTPEQLKKKLDQQLKLINQGLSPQSEITLLPAQINQKYSVQIDRLFGDGFSEKLNDYPLSKWSGPIISTVGQHFVFIEQKQLATDKPFESVKQSVLKDWQYQNLQEAKASFEQKLMQRYTIERASEKESE, from the coding sequence ATGCTAAAAAAAATCATCACTGAACCGCTTATTCACTTTCTGTTTATCGCCATAGTATTTTTTATTATTTTTGATCGTTTAAATAGTAATACAACGACTGAAAATATCATCAAAGTCAGCGAAGCAAGAATTGAACAAATCAGGCAAAGCTTTTTAACTCGTTGGAACAGAGAGCCTCAACCAAAAGAACTTGAAAATGCTGCTCAACACTTTGCCATAAATGAGATGTACTTGCGTGAAGCTCGTGCACTGAGTCTAGATATTGGTGATAAAGTTATTGATAGACGCCTTCGCCAAAAAATGGACTTTTTAATTGAAGATTTAGTTACAACCAAAGAGCCTACTACGGAAGAATTACAGTCCTACTATCAACAAAATATAGCGAACTATCGAACCATACCTACTTATAGTTTGCAGCAAGTACACATATCAATTGATAGAACACCTGAACAACTAAAGAAAAAACTAGATCAACAACTTAAATTGATTAACCAAGGGCTTTCACCACAAAGTGAAATTACATTACTACCCGCGCAAATTAATCAAAAATATTCCGTGCAAATAGACCGATTATTTGGTGATGGCTTCAGCGAAAAACTTAACGATTACCCATTATCTAAATGGTCTGGACCTATTATTTCTACTGTAGGGCAGCACTTTGTATTTATTGAACAAAAACAACTTGCTACAGATAAACCCTTTGAATCTGTTAAACAAAGTGTTTTAAAAGACTGGCAATATCAAAACTTGCAAGAAGCAAAAGCCAGCTTTGAACAAAAACTTATGCAAAGATATACCATTGAGCGTGCAAGCGAAAAGGAATCCGAATGA
- a CDS encoding DUF3604 domain-containing protein gives MKYNKVIKLTTLIGLLLNGSMALASDTKSAVPEEDVMKFSPRANNTQPNNVYWGDSHLHTGLSLDAGLFGNTVTIDDAYRLARGEQINSAKGIPLKLARPLDWLIVTDHTDLMGIATDIQNGAENIVAIPKGKEWHEGFKKGGKAAGEAAFDLIQNFSQMTIPEQMVKDYSPGSEVFGNIWKTIVDASEQHNEPGLFTAFIGFEWTSVPKGFNLHRNVIIRDNADIALKVQPPTTQPPTGSTDPLDLYKWLEEYESKHGGRAFAFSHNGNLSNGWMFPTDKTYAGGTVDEEYVKLRAKWEPHYEITQIKGDGEAHPYLSPDDEFSDYENWDVGNLDISQLKKPEMLKGEYAREALKQGLALEKKLGYNPYKFGFGGATDSHTSLATADEDNFFGKSTSVEPSKDRISHPFIASDLGRIEGYMLVASGYTGVWAHENTRAALFDAIERKETYGTTGPRMTVRFFGGWDYNQEDLQASDPAKIGYAKGVPMGGDLVKQKSDKAPSFMLYAMRDPKSAYLDRIQIVKGWMDAKGELHEKVYDVAVSDGRKIDSSGRAKQPVGNTVDLETATWSNSIGDSQLSSVWVDPDFDKNESAFYYARVIEIPTPRWVVYDKVRMGAEIPKEAELVGQERAYSSPIWYSPK, from the coding sequence ATGAAATATAACAAAGTAATTAAGCTTACTACCTTAATAGGTTTGCTCCTCAATGGGAGCATGGCATTGGCATCAGATACAAAGTCTGCAGTTCCTGAAGAGGATGTAATGAAATTTTCACCTCGTGCGAATAATACCCAGCCAAACAACGTTTACTGGGGCGATTCTCACTTGCATACAGGATTGTCACTTGATGCTGGTTTATTTGGTAATACTGTAACTATTGATGATGCCTATCGCTTAGCGCGTGGTGAGCAAATTAATTCTGCCAAGGGCATTCCATTAAAACTCGCCAGGCCACTGGATTGGTTAATTGTTACTGATCATACTGATTTAATGGGCATTGCCACGGATATTCAAAATGGTGCAGAAAACATTGTTGCAATTCCAAAAGGCAAAGAATGGCATGAGGGTTTTAAAAAAGGCGGTAAAGCCGCCGGTGAAGCAGCATTTGACTTGATTCAAAATTTTTCTCAAATGACCATACCTGAGCAAATGGTTAAAGATTATAGTCCGGGTTCTGAAGTATTCGGTAATATATGGAAAACCATTGTTGATGCATCCGAGCAACATAATGAACCAGGATTATTTACCGCGTTTATTGGGTTTGAGTGGACATCTGTGCCAAAAGGATTCAATTTACATCGTAATGTTATTATTCGTGATAATGCCGATATAGCATTAAAAGTGCAACCACCAACAACACAACCACCAACCGGTAGTACTGACCCACTTGATTTATATAAATGGTTAGAGGAATACGAAAGCAAGCATGGCGGTCGAGCGTTTGCGTTTTCTCATAATGGTAACTTATCTAATGGTTGGATGTTTCCCACAGATAAAACCTATGCTGGCGGCACGGTTGACGAGGAATACGTAAAACTAAGAGCTAAATGGGAACCACATTATGAAATTACCCAAATTAAAGGCGATGGCGAAGCGCACCCTTATTTATCACCAGATGATGAGTTTTCTGACTATGAAAATTGGGATGTTGGTAATTTAGATATTAGTCAGTTGAAAAAACCTGAGATGCTTAAGGGCGAATATGCTCGTGAAGCATTAAAGCAGGGTTTAGCATTAGAGAAAAAACTAGGCTACAACCCGTATAAGTTTGGTTTTGGTGGCGCAACAGACAGCCATACTTCCCTTGCAACAGCAGATGAGGATAATTTCTTTGGTAAATCAACCAGTGTTGAGCCGTCTAAAGATAGGATATCGCATCCGTTTATCGCGTCTGACTTAGGTCGAATAGAAGGTTATATGCTGGTTGCCTCAGGCTACACCGGCGTATGGGCGCACGAGAATACCCGAGCAGCACTATTTGATGCCATTGAGCGTAAAGAAACTTACGGTACCACTGGTCCGCGCATGACGGTACGGTTTTTCGGTGGTTGGGATTATAACCAAGAAGATTTACAAGCCAGCGATCCTGCAAAAATTGGTTATGCCAAAGGCGTACCTATGGGTGGCGACTTAGTTAAACAAAAATCAGACAAGGCGCCATCGTTTATGCTTTATGCGATGCGAGATCCTAAAAGTGCTTACCTTGATCGAATTCAGATCGTCAAAGGTTGGATGGATGCAAAAGGCGAACTGCATGAAAAAGTATACGACGTTGCCGTATCTGATGGCCGTAAAATTGATAGCTCAGGTCGGGCTAAACAGCCTGTTGGTAACACAGTAGATCTTGAAACTGCAACTTGGAGTAACAGCATCGGTGACAGCCAATTATCAAGCGTATGGGTTGACCCTGATTTTGATAAAAATGAGTCGGCATTTTATTATGCCAGAGTGATCGAAATACCAACCCCGCGGTGGGTGGTATACGATAAAGTAAGAATGGGTGCTGAAATTCCAAAAGAGGCTGAACTAGTTGGCCAGGAGCGCGCCTACAGCTCACCTATTTGGTATTCGCCTAAATAA